One stretch of Cervus canadensis isolate Bull #8, Minnesota chromosome 5, ASM1932006v1, whole genome shotgun sequence DNA includes these proteins:
- the TIA1 gene encoding nucleolysin TIA-1 isoform X2, whose translation MEDEMPKTLYVGNLSRDVTEALILQLFSQIGPCKNCKMIMDVRTAGNDPYCFVEFYEHRHAAAALAAMNGRKIMGKEVKVNWATTPSSQKKDTSSSTVVSTQRSQDHFHVFVGDLSPEITTEDIKAAFAPFGRISDARVVKDMATGKSKGYGFVSFFNKWDAENAIQQMGGQWLGGRQIRTNWATRKPPAPKSTYESNTKQLSYDEVVNQSSPSNCTVYCGGVTSGLTEQLMRQTFSPFGQIMEIRVFPDKGYSFVRFNSHESAAHAIVSVNGTTIEGHVVKCYWGKETLDMINPVQQNQIGYPQAYGQWGQWYGNAQQIGQYMPNGWQVPAYGMYGQPWNQQGFNQTQSSPPWMGPNYGVQPPPGQNGSMMPNQPAGYRVAGYETQ comes from the exons ATATGTTGGTAACCTTTCCAGAGATGTCACAGAAGCTCTAATTCTCCAGCTCTTTAGCCAGATTGGACCTTGTAAAAACTGCAAAATGATTATGGATGTAAGG ACAGCTGGAAATGATCCGtattgttttgtggagttttatGAGCATCGTCATGCAGCTGCAGCACTAGCTGCTATGAATGGGCGGAAGATAATGGGTAAG gaagTCAAAGTGAATTGGGCAACAACTCCCAGCAGTCAAAAGAAAGACACAAGCA GTAGTACCGTTGTCAGCACACAGCGTTCACAAG ATCATTTCCATGTCTTTGTTGGTGATCTCAGTCCAGAAATTACAACTGAAGATATAAAAGCTGCTTTTGCACCATTTGGAAGAATATC AGATGCCCGAGTGGTAAAAGACATGGCGACAGGAAAGTCTAAGGGATATGGCTTTGTCTCCTTTTTCAACAAATGG GATGCTGAAAACGCCATTCAACAGATGGGTGGCCAGTGGCTTGGTGGAAGACAAATCAGAACTAACTGGGCAACCCGAAAGCCTCCAGCTCCAAAGAGTACATATGAGT CAAACACCAAACAGCTATCATATGATGAGGTCGTAAATCAGTCTAGTCCAAGCAACTGTACTGTGTACTGTGGAGGCGTCACTTCCGGGCTAACAG AACAACTAATGCGTCAGACTTTTTCACCATTTGGACAAATAATGGAAATTCGAGTCTTTCCAGATAAAGGATATTCTTTTGTTCG GTTCAATTCCCATGAAAGTGCAGCACATGCAATTGTTTCTGTTAATGGAACTACCATTGAAGGCCATGTTGTGAAATGCTATTGGGGCAAAGAAACTCTCGATATGATAAATCCTGTGCAACAG AATCAAATTGGATATCCACAAGCTTATGGCCAGTGGGGCCAGTGGTATGGGAATGCACAACAAATTGGCCAGTATATGCCTAATGGTTGGCAAGTACCTGCATATGGAATGTATGGCCAGCCATGGAACCAGCAAGGATTTAA TCAGACACAGTCTTCTCCACCATGGATGGGACCAAATTATGGAGTGCAGCCACCTCCAGGACAGAATGGCAGCATGATGCCTAATCAGCCTGCAGGGTATCGAGTGGCAGGGTATGAAACCCAGTGA
- the TIA1 gene encoding nucleolysin TIA-1 isoform X4 → MEDEMPKTLYVGNLSRDVTEALILQLFSQIGPCKNCKMIMDTAGNDPYCFVEFYEHRHAAAALAAMNGRKIMGKEVKVNWATTPSSQKKDTSSSTVVSTQRSQDHFHVFVGDLSPEITTEDIKAAFAPFGRISDARVVKDMATGKSKGYGFVSFFNKWDAENAIQQMGGQWLGGRQIRTNWATRKPPAPKSTYESNTKQLSYDEVVNQSSPSNCTVYCGGVTSGLTEQLMRQTFSPFGQIMEIRVFPDKGYSFVRFNSHESAAHAIVSVNGTTIEGHVVKCYWGKETLDMINPVQQNQIGYPQAYGQWGQWYGNAQQIGQYMPNGWQVPAYGMYGQPWNQQGFNQTQSSPPWMGPNYGVQPPPGQNGSMMPNQPAGYRVAGYETQ, encoded by the exons ATATGTTGGTAACCTTTCCAGAGATGTCACAGAAGCTCTAATTCTCCAGCTCTTTAGCCAGATTGGACCTTGTAAAAACTGCAAAATGATTATGGAT ACAGCTGGAAATGATCCGtattgttttgtggagttttatGAGCATCGTCATGCAGCTGCAGCACTAGCTGCTATGAATGGGCGGAAGATAATGGGTAAG gaagTCAAAGTGAATTGGGCAACAACTCCCAGCAGTCAAAAGAAAGACACAAGCA GTAGTACCGTTGTCAGCACACAGCGTTCACAAG ATCATTTCCATGTCTTTGTTGGTGATCTCAGTCCAGAAATTACAACTGAAGATATAAAAGCTGCTTTTGCACCATTTGGAAGAATATC AGATGCCCGAGTGGTAAAAGACATGGCGACAGGAAAGTCTAAGGGATATGGCTTTGTCTCCTTTTTCAACAAATGG GATGCTGAAAACGCCATTCAACAGATGGGTGGCCAGTGGCTTGGTGGAAGACAAATCAGAACTAACTGGGCAACCCGAAAGCCTCCAGCTCCAAAGAGTACATATGAGT CAAACACCAAACAGCTATCATATGATGAGGTCGTAAATCAGTCTAGTCCAAGCAACTGTACTGTGTACTGTGGAGGCGTCACTTCCGGGCTAACAG AACAACTAATGCGTCAGACTTTTTCACCATTTGGACAAATAATGGAAATTCGAGTCTTTCCAGATAAAGGATATTCTTTTGTTCG GTTCAATTCCCATGAAAGTGCAGCACATGCAATTGTTTCTGTTAATGGAACTACCATTGAAGGCCATGTTGTGAAATGCTATTGGGGCAAAGAAACTCTCGATATGATAAATCCTGTGCAACAG AATCAAATTGGATATCCACAAGCTTATGGCCAGTGGGGCCAGTGGTATGGGAATGCACAACAAATTGGCCAGTATATGCCTAATGGTTGGCAAGTACCTGCATATGGAATGTATGGCCAGCCATGGAACCAGCAAGGATTTAA TCAGACACAGTCTTCTCCACCATGGATGGGACCAAATTATGGAGTGCAGCCACCTCCAGGACAGAATGGCAGCATGATGCCTAATCAGCCTGCAGGGTATCGAGTGGCAGGGTATGAAACCCAGTGA
- the TIA1 gene encoding nucleolysin TIA-1 isoform X5, producing MEDEMPKTLYVGNLSRDVTEALILQLFSQIGPCKNCKMIMDVRTAGNDPYCFVEFYEHRHAAAALAAMNGRKIMGKEVKVNWATTPSSQKKDTSNHFHVFVGDLSPEITTEDIKAAFAPFGRISDARVVKDMATGKSKGYGFVSFFNKWDAENAIQQMGGQWLGGRQIRTNWATRKPPAPKSTYESNTKQLSYDEVVNQSSPSNCTVYCGGVTSGLTEQLMRQTFSPFGQIMEIRVFPDKGYSFVRFNSHESAAHAIVSVNGTTIEGHVVKCYWGKETLDMINPVQQQNQIGYPQAYGQWGQWYGNAQQIGQYMPNGWQVPAYGMYGQPWNQQGFNQTQSSPPWMGPNYGVQPPPGQNGSMMPNQPAGYRVAGYETQ from the exons ATATGTTGGTAACCTTTCCAGAGATGTCACAGAAGCTCTAATTCTCCAGCTCTTTAGCCAGATTGGACCTTGTAAAAACTGCAAAATGATTATGGATGTAAGG ACAGCTGGAAATGATCCGtattgttttgtggagttttatGAGCATCGTCATGCAGCTGCAGCACTAGCTGCTATGAATGGGCGGAAGATAATGGGTAAG gaagTCAAAGTGAATTGGGCAACAACTCCCAGCAGTCAAAAGAAAGACACAAGCA ATCATTTCCATGTCTTTGTTGGTGATCTCAGTCCAGAAATTACAACTGAAGATATAAAAGCTGCTTTTGCACCATTTGGAAGAATATC AGATGCCCGAGTGGTAAAAGACATGGCGACAGGAAAGTCTAAGGGATATGGCTTTGTCTCCTTTTTCAACAAATGG GATGCTGAAAACGCCATTCAACAGATGGGTGGCCAGTGGCTTGGTGGAAGACAAATCAGAACTAACTGGGCAACCCGAAAGCCTCCAGCTCCAAAGAGTACATATGAGT CAAACACCAAACAGCTATCATATGATGAGGTCGTAAATCAGTCTAGTCCAAGCAACTGTACTGTGTACTGTGGAGGCGTCACTTCCGGGCTAACAG AACAACTAATGCGTCAGACTTTTTCACCATTTGGACAAATAATGGAAATTCGAGTCTTTCCAGATAAAGGATATTCTTTTGTTCG GTTCAATTCCCATGAAAGTGCAGCACATGCAATTGTTTCTGTTAATGGAACTACCATTGAAGGCCATGTTGTGAAATGCTATTGGGGCAAAGAAACTCTCGATATGATAAATCCTGTGCAACAG CAGAATCAAATTGGATATCCACAAGCTTATGGCCAGTGGGGCCAGTGGTATGGGAATGCACAACAAATTGGCCAGTATATGCCTAATGGTTGGCAAGTACCTGCATATGGAATGTATGGCCAGCCATGGAACCAGCAAGGATTTAA TCAGACACAGTCTTCTCCACCATGGATGGGACCAAATTATGGAGTGCAGCCACCTCCAGGACAGAATGGCAGCATGATGCCTAATCAGCCTGCAGGGTATCGAGTGGCAGGGTATGAAACCCAGTGA
- the TIA1 gene encoding nucleolysin TIA-1 isoform X6, translating to MEDEMPKTLYVGNLSRDVTEALILQLFSQIGPCKNCKMIMDTAGNDPYCFVEFYEHRHAAAALAAMNGRKIMGKEVKVNWATTPSSQKKDTSNHFHVFVGDLSPEITTEDIKAAFAPFGRISDARVVKDMATGKSKGYGFVSFFNKWDAENAIQQMGGQWLGGRQIRTNWATRKPPAPKSTYESNTKQLSYDEVVNQSSPSNCTVYCGGVTSGLTEQLMRQTFSPFGQIMEIRVFPDKGYSFVRFNSHESAAHAIVSVNGTTIEGHVVKCYWGKETLDMINPVQQQNQIGYPQAYGQWGQWYGNAQQIGQYMPNGWQVPAYGMYGQPWNQQGFNQTQSSPPWMGPNYGVQPPPGQNGSMMPNQPAGYRVAGYETQ from the exons ATATGTTGGTAACCTTTCCAGAGATGTCACAGAAGCTCTAATTCTCCAGCTCTTTAGCCAGATTGGACCTTGTAAAAACTGCAAAATGATTATGGAT ACAGCTGGAAATGATCCGtattgttttgtggagttttatGAGCATCGTCATGCAGCTGCAGCACTAGCTGCTATGAATGGGCGGAAGATAATGGGTAAG gaagTCAAAGTGAATTGGGCAACAACTCCCAGCAGTCAAAAGAAAGACACAAGCA ATCATTTCCATGTCTTTGTTGGTGATCTCAGTCCAGAAATTACAACTGAAGATATAAAAGCTGCTTTTGCACCATTTGGAAGAATATC AGATGCCCGAGTGGTAAAAGACATGGCGACAGGAAAGTCTAAGGGATATGGCTTTGTCTCCTTTTTCAACAAATGG GATGCTGAAAACGCCATTCAACAGATGGGTGGCCAGTGGCTTGGTGGAAGACAAATCAGAACTAACTGGGCAACCCGAAAGCCTCCAGCTCCAAAGAGTACATATGAGT CAAACACCAAACAGCTATCATATGATGAGGTCGTAAATCAGTCTAGTCCAAGCAACTGTACTGTGTACTGTGGAGGCGTCACTTCCGGGCTAACAG AACAACTAATGCGTCAGACTTTTTCACCATTTGGACAAATAATGGAAATTCGAGTCTTTCCAGATAAAGGATATTCTTTTGTTCG GTTCAATTCCCATGAAAGTGCAGCACATGCAATTGTTTCTGTTAATGGAACTACCATTGAAGGCCATGTTGTGAAATGCTATTGGGGCAAAGAAACTCTCGATATGATAAATCCTGTGCAACAG CAGAATCAAATTGGATATCCACAAGCTTATGGCCAGTGGGGCCAGTGGTATGGGAATGCACAACAAATTGGCCAGTATATGCCTAATGGTTGGCAAGTACCTGCATATGGAATGTATGGCCAGCCATGGAACCAGCAAGGATTTAA TCAGACACAGTCTTCTCCACCATGGATGGGACCAAATTATGGAGTGCAGCCACCTCCAGGACAGAATGGCAGCATGATGCCTAATCAGCCTGCAGGGTATCGAGTGGCAGGGTATGAAACCCAGTGA
- the TIA1 gene encoding nucleolysin TIA-1 isoform X8, whose protein sequence is MEDEMPKTLYVGNLSRDVTEALILQLFSQIGPCKNCKMIMDVRTAGNDPYCFVEFYEHRHAAAALAAMNGRKIMGKEVKVNWATTPSSQKKDTSSSTVVSTQRSQDHFHVFVGDLSPEITTEDIKAAFAPFGRISDARVVKDMATGKSKGYGFVSFFNKWDAENAIQQMGGQWLGGRQIRTNWATRKPPAPKSTYESNTKQLSYDEVVNQSSPSNCTVYCGGVTSGLTEQLMRQTFSPFGQIMEIRVFPDKGYSFVRFNSHESAAHAIVSVNGTTIEGHVVKCYWGKETLDMINPVQQQNQIGYPQAYGQWGQWYGNAQQIGQYMPNGWQVPAYGMYGQPWNQQGFKDSSSLNSCIS, encoded by the exons ATATGTTGGTAACCTTTCCAGAGATGTCACAGAAGCTCTAATTCTCCAGCTCTTTAGCCAGATTGGACCTTGTAAAAACTGCAAAATGATTATGGATGTAAGG ACAGCTGGAAATGATCCGtattgttttgtggagttttatGAGCATCGTCATGCAGCTGCAGCACTAGCTGCTATGAATGGGCGGAAGATAATGGGTAAG gaagTCAAAGTGAATTGGGCAACAACTCCCAGCAGTCAAAAGAAAGACACAAGCA GTAGTACCGTTGTCAGCACACAGCGTTCACAAG ATCATTTCCATGTCTTTGTTGGTGATCTCAGTCCAGAAATTACAACTGAAGATATAAAAGCTGCTTTTGCACCATTTGGAAGAATATC AGATGCCCGAGTGGTAAAAGACATGGCGACAGGAAAGTCTAAGGGATATGGCTTTGTCTCCTTTTTCAACAAATGG GATGCTGAAAACGCCATTCAACAGATGGGTGGCCAGTGGCTTGGTGGAAGACAAATCAGAACTAACTGGGCAACCCGAAAGCCTCCAGCTCCAAAGAGTACATATGAGT CAAACACCAAACAGCTATCATATGATGAGGTCGTAAATCAGTCTAGTCCAAGCAACTGTACTGTGTACTGTGGAGGCGTCACTTCCGGGCTAACAG AACAACTAATGCGTCAGACTTTTTCACCATTTGGACAAATAATGGAAATTCGAGTCTTTCCAGATAAAGGATATTCTTTTGTTCG GTTCAATTCCCATGAAAGTGCAGCACATGCAATTGTTTCTGTTAATGGAACTACCATTGAAGGCCATGTTGTGAAATGCTATTGGGGCAAAGAAACTCTCGATATGATAAATCCTGTGCAACAG CAGAATCAAATTGGATATCCACAAGCTTATGGCCAGTGGGGCCAGTGGTATGGGAATGCACAACAAATTGGCCAGTATATGCCTAATGGTTGGCAAGTACCTGCATATGGAATGTATGGCCAGCCATGGAACCAGCAAGGATTTAA GGACAGCTCTTCCCTGAATTCTTGTATTTCTTAG
- the TIA1 gene encoding nucleolysin TIA-1 isoform X7, with the protein MEDEMPKTLYVGNLSRDVTEALILQLFSQIGPCKNCKMIMDTAGNDPYCFVEFYEHRHAAAALAAMNGRKIMGKEVKVNWATTPSSQKKDTSNHFHVFVGDLSPEITTEDIKAAFAPFGRISDARVVKDMATGKSKGYGFVSFFNKWDAENAIQQMGGQWLGGRQIRTNWATRKPPAPKSTYESNTKQLSYDEVVNQSSPSNCTVYCGGVTSGLTEQLMRQTFSPFGQIMEIRVFPDKGYSFVRFNSHESAAHAIVSVNGTTIEGHVVKCYWGKETLDMINPVQQNQIGYPQAYGQWGQWYGNAQQIGQYMPNGWQVPAYGMYGQPWNQQGFNQTQSSPPWMGPNYGVQPPPGQNGSMMPNQPAGYRVAGYETQ; encoded by the exons ATATGTTGGTAACCTTTCCAGAGATGTCACAGAAGCTCTAATTCTCCAGCTCTTTAGCCAGATTGGACCTTGTAAAAACTGCAAAATGATTATGGAT ACAGCTGGAAATGATCCGtattgttttgtggagttttatGAGCATCGTCATGCAGCTGCAGCACTAGCTGCTATGAATGGGCGGAAGATAATGGGTAAG gaagTCAAAGTGAATTGGGCAACAACTCCCAGCAGTCAAAAGAAAGACACAAGCA ATCATTTCCATGTCTTTGTTGGTGATCTCAGTCCAGAAATTACAACTGAAGATATAAAAGCTGCTTTTGCACCATTTGGAAGAATATC AGATGCCCGAGTGGTAAAAGACATGGCGACAGGAAAGTCTAAGGGATATGGCTTTGTCTCCTTTTTCAACAAATGG GATGCTGAAAACGCCATTCAACAGATGGGTGGCCAGTGGCTTGGTGGAAGACAAATCAGAACTAACTGGGCAACCCGAAAGCCTCCAGCTCCAAAGAGTACATATGAGT CAAACACCAAACAGCTATCATATGATGAGGTCGTAAATCAGTCTAGTCCAAGCAACTGTACTGTGTACTGTGGAGGCGTCACTTCCGGGCTAACAG AACAACTAATGCGTCAGACTTTTTCACCATTTGGACAAATAATGGAAATTCGAGTCTTTCCAGATAAAGGATATTCTTTTGTTCG GTTCAATTCCCATGAAAGTGCAGCACATGCAATTGTTTCTGTTAATGGAACTACCATTGAAGGCCATGTTGTGAAATGCTATTGGGGCAAAGAAACTCTCGATATGATAAATCCTGTGCAACAG AATCAAATTGGATATCCACAAGCTTATGGCCAGTGGGGCCAGTGGTATGGGAATGCACAACAAATTGGCCAGTATATGCCTAATGGTTGGCAAGTACCTGCATATGGAATGTATGGCCAGCCATGGAACCAGCAAGGATTTAA TCAGACACAGTCTTCTCCACCATGGATGGGACCAAATTATGGAGTGCAGCCACCTCCAGGACAGAATGGCAGCATGATGCCTAATCAGCCTGCAGGGTATCGAGTGGCAGGGTATGAAACCCAGTGA
- the TIA1 gene encoding nucleolysin TIA-1 isoform X1 — MEDEMPKTLYVGNLSRDVTEALILQLFSQIGPCKNCKMIMDVRTAGNDPYCFVEFYEHRHAAAALAAMNGRKIMGKEVKVNWATTPSSQKKDTSSSTVVSTQRSQDHFHVFVGDLSPEITTEDIKAAFAPFGRISDARVVKDMATGKSKGYGFVSFFNKWDAENAIQQMGGQWLGGRQIRTNWATRKPPAPKSTYESNTKQLSYDEVVNQSSPSNCTVYCGGVTSGLTEQLMRQTFSPFGQIMEIRVFPDKGYSFVRFNSHESAAHAIVSVNGTTIEGHVVKCYWGKETLDMINPVQQQNQIGYPQAYGQWGQWYGNAQQIGQYMPNGWQVPAYGMYGQPWNQQGFNQTQSSPPWMGPNYGVQPPPGQNGSMMPNQPAGYRVAGYETQ, encoded by the exons ATATGTTGGTAACCTTTCCAGAGATGTCACAGAAGCTCTAATTCTCCAGCTCTTTAGCCAGATTGGACCTTGTAAAAACTGCAAAATGATTATGGATGTAAGG ACAGCTGGAAATGATCCGtattgttttgtggagttttatGAGCATCGTCATGCAGCTGCAGCACTAGCTGCTATGAATGGGCGGAAGATAATGGGTAAG gaagTCAAAGTGAATTGGGCAACAACTCCCAGCAGTCAAAAGAAAGACACAAGCA GTAGTACCGTTGTCAGCACACAGCGTTCACAAG ATCATTTCCATGTCTTTGTTGGTGATCTCAGTCCAGAAATTACAACTGAAGATATAAAAGCTGCTTTTGCACCATTTGGAAGAATATC AGATGCCCGAGTGGTAAAAGACATGGCGACAGGAAAGTCTAAGGGATATGGCTTTGTCTCCTTTTTCAACAAATGG GATGCTGAAAACGCCATTCAACAGATGGGTGGCCAGTGGCTTGGTGGAAGACAAATCAGAACTAACTGGGCAACCCGAAAGCCTCCAGCTCCAAAGAGTACATATGAGT CAAACACCAAACAGCTATCATATGATGAGGTCGTAAATCAGTCTAGTCCAAGCAACTGTACTGTGTACTGTGGAGGCGTCACTTCCGGGCTAACAG AACAACTAATGCGTCAGACTTTTTCACCATTTGGACAAATAATGGAAATTCGAGTCTTTCCAGATAAAGGATATTCTTTTGTTCG GTTCAATTCCCATGAAAGTGCAGCACATGCAATTGTTTCTGTTAATGGAACTACCATTGAAGGCCATGTTGTGAAATGCTATTGGGGCAAAGAAACTCTCGATATGATAAATCCTGTGCAACAG CAGAATCAAATTGGATATCCACAAGCTTATGGCCAGTGGGGCCAGTGGTATGGGAATGCACAACAAATTGGCCAGTATATGCCTAATGGTTGGCAAGTACCTGCATATGGAATGTATGGCCAGCCATGGAACCAGCAAGGATTTAA TCAGACACAGTCTTCTCCACCATGGATGGGACCAAATTATGGAGTGCAGCCACCTCCAGGACAGAATGGCAGCATGATGCCTAATCAGCCTGCAGGGTATCGAGTGGCAGGGTATGAAACCCAGTGA
- the TIA1 gene encoding nucleolysin TIA-1 isoform X3 — protein MEDEMPKTLYVGNLSRDVTEALILQLFSQIGPCKNCKMIMDTAGNDPYCFVEFYEHRHAAAALAAMNGRKIMGKEVKVNWATTPSSQKKDTSSSTVVSTQRSQDHFHVFVGDLSPEITTEDIKAAFAPFGRISDARVVKDMATGKSKGYGFVSFFNKWDAENAIQQMGGQWLGGRQIRTNWATRKPPAPKSTYESNTKQLSYDEVVNQSSPSNCTVYCGGVTSGLTEQLMRQTFSPFGQIMEIRVFPDKGYSFVRFNSHESAAHAIVSVNGTTIEGHVVKCYWGKETLDMINPVQQQNQIGYPQAYGQWGQWYGNAQQIGQYMPNGWQVPAYGMYGQPWNQQGFNQTQSSPPWMGPNYGVQPPPGQNGSMMPNQPAGYRVAGYETQ, from the exons ATATGTTGGTAACCTTTCCAGAGATGTCACAGAAGCTCTAATTCTCCAGCTCTTTAGCCAGATTGGACCTTGTAAAAACTGCAAAATGATTATGGAT ACAGCTGGAAATGATCCGtattgttttgtggagttttatGAGCATCGTCATGCAGCTGCAGCACTAGCTGCTATGAATGGGCGGAAGATAATGGGTAAG gaagTCAAAGTGAATTGGGCAACAACTCCCAGCAGTCAAAAGAAAGACACAAGCA GTAGTACCGTTGTCAGCACACAGCGTTCACAAG ATCATTTCCATGTCTTTGTTGGTGATCTCAGTCCAGAAATTACAACTGAAGATATAAAAGCTGCTTTTGCACCATTTGGAAGAATATC AGATGCCCGAGTGGTAAAAGACATGGCGACAGGAAAGTCTAAGGGATATGGCTTTGTCTCCTTTTTCAACAAATGG GATGCTGAAAACGCCATTCAACAGATGGGTGGCCAGTGGCTTGGTGGAAGACAAATCAGAACTAACTGGGCAACCCGAAAGCCTCCAGCTCCAAAGAGTACATATGAGT CAAACACCAAACAGCTATCATATGATGAGGTCGTAAATCAGTCTAGTCCAAGCAACTGTACTGTGTACTGTGGAGGCGTCACTTCCGGGCTAACAG AACAACTAATGCGTCAGACTTTTTCACCATTTGGACAAATAATGGAAATTCGAGTCTTTCCAGATAAAGGATATTCTTTTGTTCG GTTCAATTCCCATGAAAGTGCAGCACATGCAATTGTTTCTGTTAATGGAACTACCATTGAAGGCCATGTTGTGAAATGCTATTGGGGCAAAGAAACTCTCGATATGATAAATCCTGTGCAACAG CAGAATCAAATTGGATATCCACAAGCTTATGGCCAGTGGGGCCAGTGGTATGGGAATGCACAACAAATTGGCCAGTATATGCCTAATGGTTGGCAAGTACCTGCATATGGAATGTATGGCCAGCCATGGAACCAGCAAGGATTTAA TCAGACACAGTCTTCTCCACCATGGATGGGACCAAATTATGGAGTGCAGCCACCTCCAGGACAGAATGGCAGCATGATGCCTAATCAGCCTGCAGGGTATCGAGTGGCAGGGTATGAAACCCAGTGA
- the TIA1 gene encoding nucleolysin TIA-1 isoform X9 yields the protein MQDHFHVFVGDLSPEITTEDIKAAFAPFGRISDARVVKDMATGKSKGYGFVSFFNKWDAENAIQQMGGQWLGGRQIRTNWATRKPPAPKSTYESNTKQLSYDEVVNQSSPSNCTVYCGGVTSGLTEQLMRQTFSPFGQIMEIRVFPDKGYSFVRFNSHESAAHAIVSVNGTTIEGHVVKCYWGKETLDMINPVQQQNQIGYPQAYGQWGQWYGNAQQIGQYMPNGWQVPAYGMYGQPWNQQGFNQTQSSPPWMGPNYGVQPPPGQNGSMMPNQPAGYRVAGYETQ from the exons ATGCAAG ATCATTTCCATGTCTTTGTTGGTGATCTCAGTCCAGAAATTACAACTGAAGATATAAAAGCTGCTTTTGCACCATTTGGAAGAATATC AGATGCCCGAGTGGTAAAAGACATGGCGACAGGAAAGTCTAAGGGATATGGCTTTGTCTCCTTTTTCAACAAATGG GATGCTGAAAACGCCATTCAACAGATGGGTGGCCAGTGGCTTGGTGGAAGACAAATCAGAACTAACTGGGCAACCCGAAAGCCTCCAGCTCCAAAGAGTACATATGAGT CAAACACCAAACAGCTATCATATGATGAGGTCGTAAATCAGTCTAGTCCAAGCAACTGTACTGTGTACTGTGGAGGCGTCACTTCCGGGCTAACAG AACAACTAATGCGTCAGACTTTTTCACCATTTGGACAAATAATGGAAATTCGAGTCTTTCCAGATAAAGGATATTCTTTTGTTCG GTTCAATTCCCATGAAAGTGCAGCACATGCAATTGTTTCTGTTAATGGAACTACCATTGAAGGCCATGTTGTGAAATGCTATTGGGGCAAAGAAACTCTCGATATGATAAATCCTGTGCAACAG CAGAATCAAATTGGATATCCACAAGCTTATGGCCAGTGGGGCCAGTGGTATGGGAATGCACAACAAATTGGCCAGTATATGCCTAATGGTTGGCAAGTACCTGCATATGGAATGTATGGCCAGCCATGGAACCAGCAAGGATTTAA TCAGACACAGTCTTCTCCACCATGGATGGGACCAAATTATGGAGTGCAGCCACCTCCAGGACAGAATGGCAGCATGATGCCTAATCAGCCTGCAGGGTATCGAGTGGCAGGGTATGAAACCCAGTGA
- the TIA1 gene encoding nucleolysin TIA-1 isoform X10, producing the protein MATGKSKGYGFVSFFNKWDAENAIQQMGGQWLGGRQIRTNWATRKPPAPKSTYESNTKQLSYDEVVNQSSPSNCTVYCGGVTSGLTEQLMRQTFSPFGQIMEIRVFPDKGYSFVRFNSHESAAHAIVSVNGTTIEGHVVKCYWGKETLDMINPVQQQNQIGYPQAYGQWGQWYGNAQQIGQYMPNGWQVPAYGMYGQPWNQQGFNQTQSSPPWMGPNYGVQPPPGQNGSMMPNQPAGYRVAGYETQ; encoded by the exons ATGGCGACAGGAAAGTCTAAGGGATATGGCTTTGTCTCCTTTTTCAACAAATGG GATGCTGAAAACGCCATTCAACAGATGGGTGGCCAGTGGCTTGGTGGAAGACAAATCAGAACTAACTGGGCAACCCGAAAGCCTCCAGCTCCAAAGAGTACATATGAGT CAAACACCAAACAGCTATCATATGATGAGGTCGTAAATCAGTCTAGTCCAAGCAACTGTACTGTGTACTGTGGAGGCGTCACTTCCGGGCTAACAG AACAACTAATGCGTCAGACTTTTTCACCATTTGGACAAATAATGGAAATTCGAGTCTTTCCAGATAAAGGATATTCTTTTGTTCG GTTCAATTCCCATGAAAGTGCAGCACATGCAATTGTTTCTGTTAATGGAACTACCATTGAAGGCCATGTTGTGAAATGCTATTGGGGCAAAGAAACTCTCGATATGATAAATCCTGTGCAACAG CAGAATCAAATTGGATATCCACAAGCTTATGGCCAGTGGGGCCAGTGGTATGGGAATGCACAACAAATTGGCCAGTATATGCCTAATGGTTGGCAAGTACCTGCATATGGAATGTATGGCCAGCCATGGAACCAGCAAGGATTTAA TCAGACACAGTCTTCTCCACCATGGATGGGACCAAATTATGGAGTGCAGCCACCTCCAGGACAGAATGGCAGCATGATGCCTAATCAGCCTGCAGGGTATCGAGTGGCAGGGTATGAAACCCAGTGA